A stretch of the Oncorhynchus mykiss isolate Arlee chromosome 23, USDA_OmykA_1.1, whole genome shotgun sequence genome encodes the following:
- the LOC110502858 gene encoding histone acetyltransferase p300 isoform X1, translating into MAENVLDSGPPSAKRPKLSSPALSVSASDGNDFGSLFDLEHDLPDELINSSELGLVNGGDLSQLHTSLGGGLGPGGGGGQDAVAKHKQLSELLRSGAPHASTQQGAVGSTGGASMGHLGNMKMSPGPQGMGQQQHLSPQQQASMMQQQVGMVGSMNRGMMGAQKGNGQQQQSMMGGQVMNGSPRMGFLNQGIGGNSNVLAETLQQQQQQQGAGGQAGLRVQQPGAMNKMGMMGNPGSYGGPYGGQQAGLGGAGLGPPLQNKGSMPNSLAQFSMDKKSQPMQGMSAMASQQSAAGVGGGAGGTAGMVPNAQGGLGPAVSVAAAAGVPPTADPEKRKLIQQQLVLLLHAHKCQRREQANGEVRQCNLPHCRTMKNVLNHMTHCQAGKSCQVAHCASSRQIISHWKNCTRHDCPVCLPLKNAGDKRNQQSLLGGAGVGLGSSLGSVPGGQPSTPNLNPPSQIDPSSIERAYAALGLTYQGLQSQPNQASLPSQGLQSQPGMRPLNPMGGNPMGVNGGVGVSPQNQQASLLQDTMLHLNMNSQGLMSDAGGAGNMGCMPTATPPSAAGMRKSWHEDITQDLRNHLVHKLVQAIFPTPDPAALKDRRMENLVAYARKVEGDMYESANSRAEYYHLLAEKIYKIQKELEEKRRTRLQKQDGPLPDHSLVRPGGPNQMVNRMQNPAGMNQFNQMGMQSMGQRLTPPLPLTPINQMGMGNPRMNQPNVGQNQYLPQGQFPGSGPGLGTGQPGMAQPGMNQQGNQGGMAQPSMNQQGNQGGIVQTQIPIPSPLPVNSPLAGPGSVGGGSGVPSVGPMGPQSVGGGPLSNLPLSNNPQQPNSIPHLAAMRQSSPSPARSLTPTPHQTPPRLAGSQTPQPHTPNPSQLAPPGPQQQLGPGSQGPGSNKPMQQGMGAGSTTPSHPGHPSTTPNPHGGQLPRTPRTPMSQKGGFQPQDGQALTPASVSSVDTASQQASHSDASASVDPKTEVKQQQQDEEDDGEEGCSKGGKLSNVKMENKPIKMEGVKKEECGGKGVPMETSSLVGVKSEDRVKTEDRKPEVKKEPKEEEKGSESPGTPSGAQNKRKIFKPEELRQALIPTLESLYRQDPESLPFRQPVDPHLLGIPDYFDIVKTPMDLSTIKRKLDTGQYQEPWQYVDDIWVMLNNAWLYNRKTSRVYKYCSKLAEVFEAEIDPVMVNLGYCCGRKLEFSPQTLCCYGKQLCTIPRDAAYFSYQNSSPKFGLLADRYHFCEKCFNEIQGDNVSLGDDPSQPPTSIGKDQFEKKKNDTLDPELLVECMDCGRKMHQICVLHNDTIWPLGFNCDGCLKKLNKTRRENKYAAKRLPHTKLGCYLETRVNDFLKRQSHPESGDVTIRVVHVSDKVVEVKPGMKSRFVDTGEMCESFPYRTKALFAFEDIDGADVCFFGMHVQEYGSDCPPPNQRRVYISYLDSVHFFQPRSLRTGVYHEILIGYLEYVKKLGYTTGHIWACPPSEGDDYIFHCHPMDQKIPKPKRLQEWYRKMLDKAVAERIVHDFKDIFKQATEDRLTSAKELPYFEGDFWPNVLEESIKELEQEEEERKREENSTSNESVDATKGDSKNAKKKNSKKTSKNKSSMSRANKKKPGLPNVSNDLSQKLYASMEKHKEVFFVIRLIAAPMSNTLGPITDPDGLMACDLMDGRDAFLTLARDKHLEFSSLRRSKWSSMCMLVELHNQSQDRFVYTCNECKGHVETRYHCTVCEDYDLCITCYNTKGHIHKMEKLGLGLDDESNNAASSSIANPGDSRRLSIQRCIQSLVHACQCRNANCSLPSCQKMKRVVQHTKGCKRKTNGGCPICKQLIALCCYHAKHCQENKCPVPFCLNIKHKLRQQQLQHRLQQAQMLRRRMASMQRVGQPPPGPGGNGGLPSPGNNGTTGPSTPMSVGTQPPTPQTPTQGNMPQQGMGQGPPGQQQGSMPQQHHMQHQFQQQMQLQQQGGGGMINSPQQQQMVQQQLQQQQQGQSPNVQQMQHPGGLPPYIPRPPGASPLHQSLGKPGLGPATPPQQQTNPSQGSMPQGQQQGPPPAAVEIALKIQRVAETQRQMAQAQILQRQQAAQGGGMIPPHHQNPQAQMQSMAHPGAGMVGPQGQGLAGRTLMEQQGMVVGPGGMQQQSQIPPQVQLQQQARLQNPNQQQWGGPGGMTPQQRQGMMGQMGHLTLQQQQQLAQQQQQRQLAQQQQQQQQQQQQQQQQQQQQQQQQQQQQQGQPQQQQQQQQAGQGGLMGLMGVQGGVAGAAAAMVGTGNLPQAALQDLLRTLRSPSSPGQQQQVLNILRSNPLLMAAFIKQRAARYQGGPGVPGAPGGGPGGGPGGVRFQGAPGGVGVGPGGNQVVMDGQQVNVNPGAAQAGMNMGQGGGNIPTMAQLQQLQQQQLQQQLQQQQQQQQQQQQQQQQQQQQQLQRPLLPGSLQQQQQMAAQQPQQQQGGMPGQGTPMSNMTPQFREILMRRHLQQQQQQQQQQQMSNNGQFQQPPQQQGQGQQGFMQQGQPGQPGQTQSGGGGLQQGGGQGPHPGPGQGQGYPGTMSQQVATALQQRLQHQMQMQQQDGAGPGQLQQGQQGPPQPQSSHAILQQALHQRLLQQQHLGGGSPAQHGSPMSPQQQMAQSPHPHLQGQALGGQSLSNQVRSPQPSPRPQSQPPHSSPSPRMQPQPSPHRISPQTQTGSPHPGHVSQHHPGMVASQNPQQQLSQQQQQTNSGDPGTFGSDPSAMMSQISGMGGLHGPGQSDMLGNNNQDLGTNINHNSSDIM; encoded by the exons ATGGCCGAGAACGTTCTGGACTCTGGCCCGCCTTCAGCCAAGAGGCCTAAACTATCCTCTCCGGCACTGTCTGTCTCCGCAAGCGATGGAAACG ATTTCGGCTCGTTGTTTGACCTGGAGCATGACCTCCCGGACGAGCTTATCAACTCCTCAGAGTTGGGCCTGGTCAACGGCGGGGACCTCAGCCAACTGCACACCAGCCTGGGAGGTGGGTTGGGCCCAGGGGGAGGGGGTGGCCAGGACGCGGTGGCCAAGCACAAGCAGCTCTCCGAGCTCCTTCGATCAGGCGCTCCACACGCCTCCACCCAGCAGGGCGCAGTGGGCAGCACAGGCGGGGCCAGCATGGGCCACCTGGGAAACATGAAGATGTCCCCTGGGCCCCAGGGCATGGGCCAGCAGCAACACCTCTCACCTCAGCAGCAGGCCAGCATGATGCAGCAGCAGGTGGGGATGGTGGGCAGCATGAATCGGGGAATGATGGGGGCCCAGAAGGGCAACGGACAGCAGCAGCAATCCATGATGGGTGGGCAGGTGATGAACGGATCCCCCAGGATGGGCTTCTTGAACCAGGGGATTGGGGGGAACAGTAACGTGCTGGCTGAGACTctgcagcagcaacaacagcagcagggGGCTGGTGGACAGGCTGGACTCAGAGTACAGCAACCTGGAGCAATGAACAAG ATGGGTATGATGGGTAACCCGGGCTCCTATGGAGGCCCCTATGGAGGGCAGCAGGCAGGCCTGGGGGGAGCAGGGCTGGGCCCTCCGCTCCAGAACAAAGGCTCCATGCCCAACAGCCTGGCCCAGTTCAGCATGGACAAGAAGAGCCAGCCCATGCAGGGCATGTCTGCCATG GCCTCCCAGCAGTCCGCTGCAGGTGTGGGCGGTGGAGCCGGAGGCACTGCAGGGATGGTCCCCAACGCCCAGGGAGGCCTAGGGCCCGCCGTGTCTGTAGCCGCAGCAGCCGGGGTGCCCCCTACGGCCGACCCTGAGAAGCGCAAGCTTATCCAGCAGCAACTAGTGCTCCTGCTACACGCACACAAGTGCCAGCGGCGGGAGCAAGCCAACGGGGAGGTGCGCCAGTGCAACCTGCCACACTGCCGCACCATGAAGAACGTCCTCAACCACATGACCCACTGCCAGGCCGGAAAGTCTTGCCAAG tgGCTCACTGTGCTTCATCCAGACAGATCATCTCTCACTGGAAGAACTGTACACGGCACGACTGTCCGGTCTGCCTGCCACTCAAGAACGCTGGGGACAAGAGGAACCAGCAGT CTCTGCTAGGGGGTGCTGGTGTAGGTCTGGGTAGTTCCCTGGGCTCAGTGCCCGGAGGCCAGCCCAGCACCCCAAACCTCAACCCCCCCAGCCAGATCGACCCCAGCTCCATCGAGAGGGCCTACGCCGCCTTGGGCCTCACTTACCAGGGCCTGCAGAGCCAGCCCAACCAGGCTTCTCTGCCCTCACAGGGCTTGCAGAGCCAGCCGGGCATGAGGCCGCTCAATCCCATGG GGGGTAACCCGATGGGAGTGAATGGAGGTGTGGGTGTTTCACCCCAGAACCAGCAGGCCAGCCTGCTACAGGACACCATGCTACACCTCAATATGAACTCCCAGGG TCTGATGAGTGATGCGGGCGGGGCGGGTAACATGGGATGCATGCCCACAGCGACCCCACCCTCTGCAGCAGGCATGAGGAAGAGCTGGCACGAGGACATCACCCAGGACCTGAGGAACCACTTGGTGCACAAACT ggtacaAGCCATCTTCCCGACCCCAGACCCTGCTGCTCTGAAGGACAGGCGGATGGAGAACCTAGTGGCGTATGCTAGGAAGGTGGAGGGGGACATGTACGAGTCTGCCAACAGCAGG gcGGAGTACTACCACCTGTTGGCTGAGAAGATCTATAAGATCCAGAAGGAGTTGGAGGAGAAGAGGCGGACGCGGCTCCAGAAGCAGG ATGGTCCCCTCCCTGACCACTCTCTGGTGCGGCCCGGTGGACCCAACCAGATGGTTAATAGGATGCAGAACCCTGCAG GTATGAACCAGTTCAACCAGATGGGGATGCAGTCTATGGGTCAGAGGTtgacccctcctctacccctcacaCCCATCAACCAG ATGGGCATGGGGAACCCCAGGATGAACCAGCCCAACGTGGGCCAGAACCAGTACCTGCCCCAGGGACAGTTCCCAGGCTCCGGTCCAGGCCTCGGCACTGGTCAGCCTGGCATGGCACAGCCTGGCATGAACCAGCAAGGCAACCAGGGAGGCATGGCACAGCCTAGTATGAACCAGCAAGGCAACCAGGGAGGCATTGTACAG ACTCAGATACCcattccttcccctctccccgtCAACAGCCCTCTAGCTGGGCCCGGCTCGGTCGGTGGGGGTAGTGGCGTCCCCTCGGTGGGGCCCATGGGTCCCCAGAGTGTGGGTGGAGGCCCCTTGTCCAACCTGCCCCTGTCCAACAACCCCCAGCAGCCCAACTCCATCCCCCACCTCGCGGCCATGCGCCAGAGCTCGCCCTCCCCCGCCCGCAGTCTTACCCCCACACCCCACCAAACGCCACCCAGGCTAGCGGGCTCACAGACCCCCCAGCCCCACACCCCCAACCCGTCTCAGCTGGCCCCCCCAGGCCCTCAGCAGCAGCTAGGGCCCGGCAGCCAGGGGCCAGGCTCCAACAAGCCCATGCAGCAGGGGATGGGGGCGGGGTCTACCACCCCATCGCACCCTGGTCACCCCTCCACAACCCCCAACCCACATGGAGGCCAGCTCCCTCGCACGCCTCGCACTCCG ATGTCCCAGAAGGGGGGCTTCCAGCCCCAGGACGGTCAGGCTCTGACCCCAGCGTCGGTCAGCAGTGTGGACACAGCCTCCCAGCAGGCCTCCCATTCGGATGCCTCGGCCTCCGTGGACCCCAAGACGGAGgtcaagcagcagcagcaggatgaggaggatgacGGGGAGGAAGGCTGCTCCAAGGGGGGGAAGTTATCCAACGTCAAGATGGAGAACAAACCCATCAAAATGGAGGGGGTGAAGAAAGAGGAGTGTGGGGGCAAAGGTGTTCCCATGGAAACGTCATCATTGGTGGGGGTAAAGAGTGAAGACAGGGTGAAGACTGAAGACCGGAAGCCGGAGGTGAAGAAGGAGCcaaaagaggaagagaagggatCCGAGTCCCCTGGTACACCGTCTGGTGCCCAGAACAAGAGGAAGA TCTTTAAGCCAGAGGAGCTGCGCCAGGCCCTCATACCCACCCTGGAATCTCTATACAGACAGGACCCAGAGTCTCTGCCCTTCAGACAGCCTGTCGACCCTCACCTACTGGGCATACCT GACTACTTTGACATAGTGAAGACCCCCATGGACCTGTCCACTATAAAGCGGAAGCTTGACACGGGTCAGTACCAGGAACCCTGGCAGTATGTGGACGACATCTGGGTCATGTTAAACAATGCCTGGCTATACAACCGCAAGACGTCCCGCGTCTACAAGTACTGCTCCAAGCTGGCTGAGGTGTTCGAGGCCGAGATAGACCCCGTCATGGTCAACCTGGGCTACTGCTGTGGCCGGAAG TTGGAGTTTTCTCCCCAGACGTTGTGCTGCTATGGGAAGCAGCTGTGCACTATACCCCGGGACGCTGCCTACTTCAGCTACCAGAACAG TTCACCAAAATTTGGGCTTCTTGCTGACAGGTACCACTTCTGTGAGAAGTGCTTCAACGAAATCCAGGGGGACAACGTGTCCCTAGGAGACGACCCCTCCCAGCCTCCGAC TTCCATCGGTAAAGATCAGtttgagaagaagaagaatgacaCATTGGACCCTGAATT GCTTGTGGAATGTATGGACTGTGGACGTAAGATGCACCAGATCTGTGTGCTGCACAATGACACGATCTGGCCGTTAGG TTTTAATTGTGATGGCTGCTTAAAGAAGTTGAATAAGACACGTAGAGAGAACAAGTATGCCGCCAAAA ggtTGCCCCACACTAAGCTGGGCTGTTATTTGGAGACGAGGGTGAATGACTTCCTGAAACGTCAGAGCCACCCTGAGTCGGGTGACGTCACCATCCGAGTCGTCCACGTCTCCGACAAGGTGGTGGAGGTCAAACCAGGCATGAAGTCCAG GTTTGTGGACACTGGGGAGATGTGTGAGTCGTTCCCATATAGAACAAAAGCCCTGTTTGCCTTTGAGGACATCGATGGCGCTGACGTCTGCTTCTTCGGCATGCATGTACAGGAGTATGGCTCGGACTGCCCTCCTCCCAATCAGAG ACGAGTGTACATCTCGTACCTGGACAGTGTTCACTTCTTCCAGCCTCGTTCTCTGAGGACGGGTGtctaccatgagattctcatTGGCTACCTGGAGTATGTCAAGAAGCTGGGGTACACAACTGGTCACATCTGGGCGTGCCCACCTAGTGAAGGGGACGACTACATTTTCCACTGTCACCCTATGGACCAGAAGATCCCCAAGCCCAAGAGGCTACAGGAGTGGTATAGGAAGATGCTGGACAAGGCTGTGGCGGAGCGCATAGTGCACGACTTCAAG gacaTCTTCAAGCAGGCCACGGAGGACCGTCTGACCAGTGCCAAGGAGCTGCCGTACTTTGAGGGGGACTTCTGGCCCAACGTGCTAGAGGAGAGCATCAAGGagctggagcaggaggaggaggagaggaagagggaggaaaacAGTACTTCCAACGAGAGCGTAGAT GCCACGAAGGGCGACAGCAAGAACGCCAAGAAAAAGAACAGCAAGAAGACTTCTAAGAATAAGAGCAGTATGAGCCGAGCCAATAAGAAGAAGCCAGGCTTGCCCAACGTGTCCAATGACCTCTCTCAGAAACTCTACGCCAGCATGGAGAAGCACAAAGAG GTATTCTTTGTGATCCGTCTGATAGCAGCACCCATGTCCAACACGCTGGGCCCCATTACGGACCCCGACGGCCTGATGGCCTGCGACCTGATGGATGGGCGCGACGCCTTCCTCACCCTGGCCCGGGACAAACACTTGGAGTTCAGCTCGCTGCGCAGGTCCAAGTGGAGCTCCATGTGCATGCTGGTGGAGCTCCACAACCAGAGCCAGGACCGCTTCGTCTACACCTGCAATGAGTGCAAGGGCCATGTGGAGACACGCTACCACTGCACCGTCTGCGAG GACTATGACCTGTGCATCACCTGCTACAATACTAAGGGCCACATCCACAAGATGGAGAAGCTGGGTCTGGGCCTGGACGACGAGAGCAACAACGCAGCCTCCTCGTCCATTGCCAACCCCGGGGACTCGCGGCGCCTCAGCATCCAGCGCTGCATCCAGTCTCTGGTCCACGCCTGCCAGTGTCGCAATGCCAACTGCAGCCTGCCGTCCTGCCAGAAGATGAAGCGCGTGGTGCAGCACACCAAAGGTTGCAAGCGTAAGACCAACGGCGGCTGCCCCATCTGCAAGCAGCTCATCGCTCTCTGCTGCTACCATGCCAAGCACTGCCAGGAGAACAAGTGTCCTGTACCGTTCTGTCTGAACATCAAGCACAAGCTGAGGCAGCAGCAGCTCCAGCATCGGCTACAGCAGGCCCAGATGCTGCGGAGGAGGATGGCCAGCATGCAGAGGGTGGGTCAGCCACCTCCGGGACCGGGGGGAAACGGTGGACTACCATCTCCGGGAAACAACGGCACCACAGGGCCCAGCACCCCCATGTCTGTGGGCACGCAGCCCCCCACGCCTCAGACCCCCACCCAGGGGAACATGCCCCAGCAGGGGATGGGCCAGGGCCCCCCAGGGCAGCAGCAGGGCAGCATGCCCCAGCAGCACCACATGCAGCACCAGTTCCAGCAGCAGATGCAGCTGCAGCAGCAGGGGGGAGGGGGAATGATTAACTCTCCTCAGCAGCAACAGATGGTCcaacaacagctccaacagcaGCAACAGGGCCAGTCTCCAAATGTCCAGCAGATGCAGCACCCAGGAGGTCTGCCCCCCTACATCCCCAGACCTCCAGGAGCCTCACCCCTCCACCAGTCCCTGGGTAAACCTGGTCTGGGCCCAGCCACCCCTCCACAGCAGCAGACGAACCCTAGTCAGGGTTCCATGCCCCAGGGGCAGCAGCAGGGGCCTCCTCCGGCAGCGGTGGAGATAGCGTTGAAGATCCAGCGTGTGGCAGAGACCCAGCGTCAGATGGCCCAGGCCCAGATCCTCCAGAGGCAGCAGGCGGCCCAGGGTGGAGGCATGATCCCCCCTCACCACCAGAACCCCCAGGCCCAGATGCAGAGCATGGCCCACCCAGGAGCAGGCATGGTAGGGCCCCAGGGCCAGGGTCTGGCAGGCAGGACCCTGATGGAGCAGCAGGGGATGGTGGTGGGGCCAGGAGGCATGCAGCAGCAGTCCCAGATCCCCCCTCAGGTTCAGCTCCAGCAGCAGGCCCGACTTCAGAACCCCAACCAACAGCAGTGGGGAGGCCCTGGTGGGATGACTCCCCAGCAGAGGCAAGGCATGATGGGACAGATGGGTCACCTGACactgcagcaacagcagcagcttgcccagcaacagcagcagcggcagcttgcccagcaacaacaacaacaacagcagcagcaacaacaacaacagcagcagcagcagcagcagcagcagcaacaacaacaacagcagcaaggtcaaccccagcagcagcagcaacaacagcaggcAGGGCAAGGGGGGTTAATGGGGTTGATGGGAGTTCAAGGTGGCGTGGCTGGGGCGGCGGCAGCAATGGTGGGGACAGGGAACCTCCCCCAGGCAGCTCTACAGGACCTCCTGCGTACCCTCCGCTCTCCCAGCTCCCCCGGCCAGCAGCAACAGGTCCTCAACATCCTCCGCTCCAACCCCCTCCTTATGGCTGCCTTCATCAAGCAGCGAGCCGCCCGATACCAGGGAGGTCCAGGGGTGCCTGGGGCACCGGGAGGAGGCCCAGGAGGGGGGCCTGGAGGTGTGCGGTTCCAGGGGGCCCCTGGTGGGGTAGGAGTTGGGCCTGGTGGTAACCAGGTTGTTATGGATGGTCAGCAGGTCAACGTAAATCCTGGAGCGGCCCAGGCAGGTATGAACATGGGCCAGGGAGGAGGAAATATACCCACTATGGCTCAGCTACAGCAGTTGCAGCAGCAGCAACTGCAGCAGCAActgcaacagcaacaacaacagcagcagcaacaacaacagcagcaacagcagcagcagcaacaacagctgcAGCGCCCCCTCTTGCCTGGGAGTTTGCAGCAACAGCAGCAAATGGCAGCGCAACAACCGCAGCAACAACAAGGCGGTATGCCGGGCCAAGGCACCCCAATGTCCAACATGACTCCCCAGTTCAGAGAGATTCTGATGCGAAGGCAcctgcagcagcaacagcagcagcagcagcaacaacagatGAGTAACAATGGTCAGTTCCAGCAGCCCCCCCAACAGCAGGGTCAGGGCCAGCAGGGCTTCATGCAGCAGGGCCAGCCTGGTCAACCTGGCCAGACCCAGTCTGGGGGAGGAGGGCTGCAgcaggggggggggcaggggccCCACCCGGGTCCCGGGCAGGGCCAGGGCTACCCTGGAACCATGTCCCAGCAGGTGGCCACAGCCCTGCAACAGAGGCTGCAGCACCAGATGCAGATGCAGCAACAGGATGGTGCGGGGCCTGGGCAACTCCAACAGGGGCAGCAGGGTCCCCCCCAGCCCCAGTCCTCCCATGCCATTCTCCAGCAGGCCCTCCACCAGAGACTCCTCCAGCAGCAGCACCTAGGAGGGGGCTCGCCTGCCCAGCACGGCAGTCCTATGAGCCCCCAGCAGCAGATGGCCCAGTCCCCACACCCCCACCTCCAGGGCCAGGCTCTGGGCGGTCAATCTCTCAGTAACCAGGTGCGTTCTCCTCAGCCTTCCCCTCGGCCACAGTCCCAGCCACCCCACTCCAGCCCCTCGCCACGCATGCAGCCCCAGCCCTCCCCTCACCGCATCTCCCCCCAGACCCAGACAGGCTCCCCACACCCAGGTCACGTCTCCCAGCACCACCCTGGCATGGTGGCCTCCCAAAACCCACAACAACAATTgtcacagcaacaacaacagactAACTCTGGGGACCCGGGTACATTTGGTTCGGACCCAAGTGCTATGATGTCCCAGATAAGTGGGATGGGGGGTTTGCATGGCCCAGGGCAATCGGACATGTTGGGTAATAACAACCAGGACCTGGGGACGAACATTAACCACAACAGTTCAGACATTATGTAA